In a genomic window of Pseudodesulfovibrio senegalensis:
- a CDS encoding glycosyltransferase family 2 protein: MTESHKSTIPASMKTAVIIPALNESGTVARVVSEAIEVIGHHVFVVDDASSDDTAATARAAGATVLCMPYGSGAWNSIQAGIMFCMQRGYQRFVTMDADGQHMAQSIRVISDCAEATRANVVLGSYPERGSRGRRLVWRMFNRISGLGLRDMTTGLKCYDRDAAGYLLSSETALLDYQDVGTLLVLRRRGMSIREVPVVMCMREDGCSRVFSSWLAVFEYMLKSMLWILSDKIMSGTDNDHSWETYHDV; the protein is encoded by the coding sequence TTGACCGAAAGCCACAAATCAACTATCCCTGCATCCATGAAGACAGCCGTCATCATTCCGGCATTGAACGAATCCGGGACTGTTGCCCGTGTGGTGTCCGAGGCGATTGAGGTCATAGGACACCATGTTTTCGTCGTGGATGATGCCAGCAGCGACGATACGGCGGCAACGGCGCGTGCTGCCGGTGCCACGGTCCTTTGCATGCCCTACGGGAGCGGCGCATGGAATTCCATTCAGGCCGGAATCATGTTTTGCATGCAGCGCGGCTACCAGCGCTTCGTGACCATGGATGCCGACGGCCAGCACATGGCGCAATCCATTCGCGTTATTTCCGATTGCGCTGAAGCGACCCGGGCCAATGTGGTTCTGGGCAGCTATCCGGAGCGCGGCAGCCGGGGGCGCAGGCTGGTTTGGCGGATGTTCAACCGCATCAGCGGGCTCGGGCTCAGGGACATGACAACCGGTTTGAAATGCTATGATCGTGATGCCGCCGGATACCTGTTGTCGAGCGAAACCGCGTTGCTGGACTATCAGGATGTAGGGACGCTGCTGGTGTTGCGACGCCGGGGGATGAGCATTCGTGAAGTCCCGGTGGTCATGTGCATGCGGGAGGATGGTTGTTCGCGCGTGTTCAGTTCGTGGCTTGCCGTTTTCGAATACATGCTCAAAAGCATGCTTTGGATTTTGAGCGACAAGATCATGTCCGGCACCGATAATGATCACAGCTGGGAGACGTATCATGACGTATAG
- a CDS encoding glycosyltransferase yields the protein MRILHVTKYYPPERGGMERYACDLAEQQAADGHRVHVLCHHGSPGIPRSTETHNGIEVTRLCVRAKIPFVPLAPGMVRELPALCRRFRPHVIHMHLPNPAVLFTMLLPADIPVVVHWQADVGAASTSRFVRMAYPAYALFERAMLKRADAIIATSPPYLKHSPHLRPFADKCTVIPLGIRPENYSMPDNAEKTTAPPGQPMVLSLGRFTFYKGFEHLVRAAERYTQAQFVLAGDGETLPAIRELVRTRGLERRVSLPGAVSHDTMLQLMRDCTLFCLPSVDRGEAFGIVLLEAMLFGKPLISTDIPGSGTGWVNQHEQTGLVVPPADVPALADAIRRIADNPKLADQYGRAARKRLESTFTLSATMDALYSVYHQAMDARRN from the coding sequence ATGCGCATACTTCATGTAACCAAATACTATCCGCCGGAACGCGGGGGCATGGAACGGTATGCCTGTGATCTGGCCGAGCAACAGGCCGCGGACGGACACCGGGTCCATGTACTCTGCCATCACGGCTCCCCCGGCATACCCCGAAGCACGGAAACACACAACGGCATTGAAGTAACCAGATTGTGCGTGCGCGCAAAGATTCCTTTCGTGCCGCTGGCGCCGGGCATGGTTCGCGAGCTGCCTGCCCTGTGCCGCAGGTTTCGACCCCATGTCATCCACATGCACCTGCCCAACCCGGCCGTGCTCTTCACCATGCTGCTGCCTGCGGACATCCCGGTGGTGGTCCACTGGCAGGCGGACGTGGGCGCGGCCAGCACCAGCCGGTTCGTGCGCATGGCCTACCCGGCATACGCGCTGTTTGAACGGGCCATGCTCAAACGCGCGGACGCCATCATCGCCACATCGCCGCCGTATCTGAAACACAGCCCGCACCTGCGCCCCTTTGCCGACAAATGCACTGTGATTCCGCTGGGCATCCGGCCGGAAAACTACTCCATGCCCGACAATGCCGAAAAAACAACGGCACCACCAGGGCAGCCCATGGTCCTCTCCCTTGGCCGATTCACCTTCTACAAGGGCTTCGAACATCTCGTTCGCGCAGCGGAACGGTATACGCAGGCGCAGTTCGTGCTGGCCGGAGACGGGGAAACCCTGCCGGCCATTCGCGAGCTGGTGCGCACCCGAGGGCTGGAGCGCCGGGTCTCGCTGCCCGGAGCCGTTTCTCATGACACAATGCTGCAGCTCATGCGCGACTGCACCCTGTTCTGCCTGCCCTCGGTGGACCGGGGCGAAGCCTTCGGCATCGTGCTGCTGGAGGCCATGCTCTTCGGCAAGCCGCTGATAAGCACGGATATCCCCGGCTCGGGCACGGGCTGGGTCAACCAGCACGAACAGACCGGACTGGTGGTTCCGCCCGCCGATGTTCCCGCACTGGCGGACGCGATACGCCGCATTGCGGACAACCCGAAGCTGGCCGATCAATACGGGCGAGCGGCGCGAAAACGGCTCGAGAGCACGTTCACCCTGTCCGCCACCATGGACGCCCTGTATTCCGTGTATCATCAGGCCATGGACGCGCGCCGCAACTAG
- a CDS encoding glycosyltransferase family 4 protein: MKRLLVNAVPLTVVGTGIARYLGGLYGALEQEAAGEFEVWYFDGSTVSRTMPAPGVPGMRERIGRILWRMPWPVAYGARLLDHARMEAAFTRAAQNFDCYHEAGYFPLNTGQSMRTVLTIHDMSLMRHPEWHPRERVEYWKRRFFDRLDRVDHILAISRFTRDEIVDLLDFPEERITVTPLGVDHNTFNMNDDAEADHELNKLGVPEDFVLFVGSGDPRKNLDVARSAVGRVQHQMPLVAVGWSGWEPGTGGVLGLGYVSDRLLAQLYRRASVFVMPSSYEGFGLPVVEAMACGCPTLVADAGSLSEVGGDGVHVFGEAQNVGALAESIEQTMGSKTFMDALRKKGVQRAKSFDWPSCARLSLQRFR, translated from the coding sequence ATGAAACGATTGCTGGTCAACGCTGTTCCGCTCACCGTGGTGGGAACCGGCATAGCCCGATACCTCGGGGGGCTGTATGGTGCGCTCGAACAAGAGGCCGCCGGGGAATTCGAGGTGTGGTATTTTGACGGGAGCACGGTTTCGCGAACCATGCCCGCTCCGGGCGTGCCCGGCATGCGCGAGCGCATCGGCCGCATCCTGTGGCGCATGCCATGGCCCGTGGCATATGGGGCTCGCCTGCTGGACCATGCGCGCATGGAAGCCGCATTCACCCGTGCGGCGCAAAATTTCGACTGCTATCACGAGGCCGGGTATTTTCCGTTGAACACGGGGCAGAGCATGCGCACCGTGCTGACCATTCACGACATGTCACTCATGCGCCATCCCGAGTGGCATCCGCGAGAACGCGTGGAATACTGGAAGCGCCGGTTTTTCGACCGCCTTGACCGCGTCGATCATATCCTTGCCATATCCCGATTCACCCGTGATGAAATCGTGGACCTTTTGGATTTTCCCGAAGAACGCATTACGGTCACCCCCCTTGGCGTGGATCACAATACATTCAATATGAACGACGATGCTGAAGCCGACCATGAGTTGAACAAACTCGGCGTGCCCGAGGATTTCGTGCTCTTTGTGGGCAGCGGCGACCCGCGCAAGAATCTGGACGTGGCGCGGAGCGCCGTGGGCCGGGTGCAGCATCAAATGCCGCTGGTGGCCGTGGGCTGGAGCGGCTGGGAGCCCGGGACAGGCGGTGTGCTGGGGCTGGGTTATGTTTCGGACAGACTGCTGGCCCAGCTGTATCGCCGGGCGTCCGTGTTTGTCATGCCCAGTTCGTATGAGGGATTCGGCCTGCCTGTGGTGGAGGCCATGGCCTGCGGATGCCCCACGCTGGTGGCCGATGCAGGGAGCCTGAGCGAAGTGGGCGGCGATGGCGTGCATGTTTTCGGCGAGGCGCAAAATGTGGGCGCATTGGCCGAAAGTATAGAGCAGACGATGGGTTCTAAGACGTTCATGGATGCACTGCGTAAAAAAGGGGTGCAGAGGGCGAAATCCTTTGATTGGCCGAGCTGCGCGCGTTTGAGCCTGCAAAGATTTCGATGA
- a CDS encoding pyruvoyl-dependent arginine decarboxylase gives MRNRLFFGFMLMALSLALAAPATAQNFGPRIPTAYFATTGTGQSDQGIEPDPYETFSYDLALQDAGIENFNVVYYTSVLPPESYEVPLEKVKPFIHHGSVLETIMAKAGGVKGQTVAAGVGRVWAKNSKGVEIGGFAAEYEYIYKDGGISEKQARENARAQLTRSLNHELDIRGLTQSRPMTFEVAVLRITKKYGMALAALGFVGFIYPEPFDLPAPEK, from the coding sequence ATGCGCAACAGACTGTTTTTCGGATTCATGCTCATGGCGCTGTCCCTTGCGCTGGCCGCACCGGCCACGGCGCAAAACTTCGGACCGCGCATTCCCACGGCATATTTCGCCACCACCGGAACCGGCCAGTCCGACCAGGGCATCGAGCCGGATCCCTATGAAACGTTTTCCTACGATCTCGCCCTGCAGGACGCGGGCATAGAGAATTTCAACGTGGTCTACTACACCTCGGTGCTGCCGCCCGAGTCCTACGAGGTGCCGCTGGAAAAGGTCAAACCGTTCATCCATCACGGATCGGTGCTGGAAACCATCATGGCCAAGGCTGGCGGCGTCAAAGGACAGACCGTCGCAGCCGGGGTGGGCCGCGTATGGGCCAAGAATTCCAAGGGCGTGGAGATCGGCGGGTTCGCTGCCGAGTATGAATACATATATAAGGATGGAGGCATCAGCGAAAAACAGGCCCGCGAAAACGCCCGTGCGCAACTCACGCGGTCCCTGAACCACGAGCTGGACATACGCGGGCTGACGCAATCGCGGCCCATGACCTTTGAGGTGGCCGTGCTGCGCATCACCAAAAAATACGGCATGGCTCTGGCTGCGCTCGGGTTCGTGGGCTTCATCTATCCCGAGCCGTTCGACCTGCCCGCACCGGAAAAATAG
- a CDS encoding autotransporter outer membrane beta-barrel domain-containing protein: MKKFLAAVAVLAVLSFAATAMAENNGQKVANNDIVRATSNVAASMVQSRVANIVAPKPLGLRASNSVDANGNFNFAANANELGISSGDAGYDFGLWGMGQYTTFESTASGAKYDADMYNIMIGFDWRATPEFLIGVAAGWGSLDLDKKDWSGGTDDGKLSTDDEWTIMPYMAYNITDTWILDGAFAYTSSEYKDDDGTDSAHYDSDRYLTNIGISKYYLYDAWTFSGRLGYMYVHGDLSSYSRGAADINQTDSYLGQLSLEAKAAYFVDGWEPYAALKYFYDTTVSDIPVNSDYDEFEGVLGVKWYASDQWSLNLEGGATMGRDKYEAYRGQASVRYEF; the protein is encoded by the coding sequence ATGAAAAAATTTCTCGCAGCAGTGGCGGTTCTGGCCGTCCTGAGTTTTGCGGCAACAGCCATGGCTGAAAACAATGGTCAGAAAGTTGCCAACAACGACATTGTTCGCGCCACTTCGAACGTGGCTGCCAGCATGGTCCAGTCCCGCGTGGCCAACATCGTGGCTCCCAAGCCGCTCGGTCTCAGGGCCAGCAACTCCGTGGATGCCAACGGCAACTTCAACTTTGCCGCCAACGCCAACGAGTTGGGCATTTCCTCCGGTGATGCCGGTTACGACTTCGGCCTCTGGGGCATGGGTCAGTACACCACGTTTGAAAGCACCGCGTCCGGTGCCAAGTACGATGCCGACATGTACAACATCATGATCGGTTTCGACTGGCGCGCCACTCCCGAATTCCTGATCGGTGTTGCCGCCGGCTGGGGTTCCCTGGACCTCGACAAGAAAGACTGGAGCGGCGGTACTGACGACGGCAAGCTCTCCACCGACGACGAGTGGACCATCATGCCGTACATGGCTTACAACATCACCGACACCTGGATTCTGGACGGTGCGTTCGCCTACACCTCTTCCGAGTACAAGGACGACGACGGAACCGATTCCGCTCATTACGATTCCGACCGCTACCTGACCAACATCGGTATCTCCAAGTACTACCTGTATGATGCTTGGACCTTCAGCGGTCGCTTGGGTTACATGTATGTGCATGGCGACCTGAGCTCCTACTCCCGCGGTGCTGCCGACATCAACCAGACCGACAGCTATCTCGGCCAGTTGAGCCTGGAAGCCAAGGCTGCCTACTTTGTCGACGGCTGGGAACCTTACGCCGCTCTGAAGTACTTCTACGACACCACCGTTTCCGACATCCCGGTCAACTCCGACTACGACGAGTTTGAAGGTGTGCTGGGCGTGAAGTGGTATGCTTCCGATCAGTGGAGCCTGAACCTTGAAGGCGGCGCCACCATGGGCCGTGACAAGTACGAGGCTTACCGCGGTCAGGCTTCCGTCCGCTACGAGTTCTAG